GTGTGACAAGGTCCTATGGCGATGGCATTAACAGACACATTTCCTGTGACTGATTGTTATAAGTTTCTACTGAGGATGTTCCTATTATAATTTATTGTCATAGTTATATTACCATGACTTCAAGTACTGTCCAGATATTTTTAAAGATTGATCTTAATACATACTGAAATGTTATTGGTGACTGCCCTAACTTAACCTTGTTGCTTTACGTAACTTGTTTTCTTGGAGACTTGTTCTAGTTTTTGTTCTTTTAAATTTGTACGTTGGGCTCACTTTCTTAAGGGTAAAATCTCTTATTGTTTCAGCTGGGAAGTTAGTAAATAACAAAATATCATGGAGAGGTGATTCAGCTGTCAAAGATGGAAGTCCAGCAAAGTTGGATCTCAGTAAAGGAATGTATGATGCTGGCGACCACATGAAATTTGGATTCCCTATGGCTTACACTGCCACTGTGTTGTCGTGGGCCATCCTTGAGTACGGTGATCAGATGAAGGTTGTGGACCAATTGGAACCTGCTCAAGACTCACTCAAGTGGATTACCGACTACCTTATCAATGCTCATCCAAAAGATAATGTTCTTTATATTCAGGTTCTTGCCTCAATTTTCTCTTTCTCAAGTATGCTTTTCTTGCTGCTGCAGCATTCAAGACTTATAGGCTTGCTGGAATGTTGAACTTTGGTCTTACTTTAGGAAGACTACTGATATTTAGAGATTTCTGTTATGAAACTTCCTTGTTCTTCGTGGAAACTATTTAGGAGAATTCATCTTAAAGTGAAAACAAGAAAATTTCCCGAGTCTAGGTCATTGTGAGGGAGAGTAAGTTTGCCTAATGTGTTTAGTAAAAGAGTGCATGTAGTATATCATTACAGTTCTAATGATGCAGAGAGTGTCCTTATTTCTTGCACTTTGCCTCGTATCTATATTGTTAACTATTCTATGTTCACGTTTTACAATTTTGTTAATGATGGCCTGTTTGCTAAGTGCTTAGTTGCTTGCAACATATAATACAAGTGAAGTGACAAGAAGTCGGTAAGTATTTATAATGTGAAAAGAAGGCCCAGTTATAAAAGGCATGCCACTTAAAATGCCATAAACATAGAAACGTTTAGTCAGATATCCTTATCAGTAAAAGATGAACTATATATATTTTGATTCTTAAAAGATGAAGAACTATATTATTGAGTAGAAAATGACAAACCTCTAATATCCTACAGGAGTATCTTCAAATTACTATCAAAGTTTGATTGTCATGCATTACGGTATACTTAATACTCTTTTAATATGAATTAATAATTCTGTACTAATCAAGGATGGCTAAGCTTCATATCATCTCAAGCATACTGTCCATTTGTAGACCAACATGACGTTTCCATTTCCTGTCAATATTATATAGGAGAGTTTAAGTTTGCATCAAGTGATCTGGTTCAGATTATATTTAACTCTTTTAGTTGTTTAACAATTGCTTTTTCTGTTTTTGAACGTCAATCACGGTGATGTTTCATTTGATCACATGTACGTGAGTGTTTGTTTCACAAGCTCGACTCTTTGGCAGGTGGGTGATCCTGATGCCGATCATAAATGTTGGGATAGGCCCGAGGATATGACTGAGGAGAGGCCTCTTATTCAGATAAATGCTTCTGTCCCTGGGACTGAAGTCGCAGCTGAAACTGCAGCAGCTATGGCTGCAGCATCCCTGGTGTTCAAGTCCAGTGACTCGGCATACTCAAGTGATCTTCTTAAGCATTCTAAACAGTTATTTACTTTTGCCGACAAATATAGAGGTTCCTACAGCGAGAATATTCCTGAAGTCGCAACATATTACAACTCAACTGGATATGGGGATGAGCTCTTGTGGGCAGCAAGTTGGCTATATCATGCAACTGGAGATCAATCATATTATGATTATGCGACTGGGAAAAATGCAGATTCTTTTGGTAATTTTGGAAATCCAACTTGGTTTAGCTGGGATAATAAACTAGCTGGTACTCAGGTATTCTATTTTATGTTGGTATATATAAGCAGTGTGTGTTTTGGATGTGAATTACTCactttgtttttcatgttttacaCTTGAACTATTCAAAGTAAACAAATTGAATAAGTCAATGACTGCTTTAATTGCAGGTTCTTTTATCGCGGGTCAGCTTCTTTGATTCGAAAGGCACCTCAAACTCGGAGACACTTCAAGAGTATAGGAAAACTGCAGAAGCCGTAATGTGTGGTCTCCTACCGAAATCTCCAACAGCAACATCCAGCAGAACTGATAGTATGCCCCATCTAACCTTAGCTCTATTTTTGTTCTTCCTGTTTTCTTCCCTATCAACACCTTTCTATGAGTATTGAGCAGATACTTGCAATTTTATTTG
The nucleotide sequence above comes from Nicotiana tabacum cultivar K326 chromosome 12, ASM71507v2, whole genome shotgun sequence. Encoded proteins:
- the LOC107821396 gene encoding endoglucanase 2, translating into MGEKSRKGGWCGWIIVLIVVAAAAGAIVVLVKKKHNGSSPDAAPVPGPPGSPTKKYADALKTAMQFFDVQKSGKLVNNKISWRGDSAVKDGSPAKLDLSKGMYDAGDHMKFGFPMAYTATVLSWAILEYGDQMKVVDQLEPAQDSLKWITDYLINAHPKDNVLYIQVGDPDADHKCWDRPEDMTEERPLIQINASVPGTEVAAETAAAMAAASLVFKSSDSAYSSDLLKHSKQLFTFADKYRGSYSENIPEVATYYNSTGYGDELLWAASWLYHATGDQSYYDYATGKNADSFGNFGNPTWFSWDNKLAGTQVLLSRVSFFDSKGTSNSETLQEYRKTAEAVMCGLLPKSPTATSSRTDSGLIWISEWNALQHPVASAFLAVLYSDYMLTSRTAKITCNGDAYTPSDLRKFAISQADYVLGDNPSKMSYLVGYGDNYPQYVHHRGASIPEDADTSCKDGWKWLDSTEPNPNVATGALVGGPFLNETYIDSRNNSMQAEPTTYNSAVIVGLLSGLVTTSSVVQSFT